In Sphingomonas sp. R1, a single genomic region encodes these proteins:
- the purB gene encoding adenylosuccinate lyase: MVPRYARAAMTDIWSPETRLAIWFEIEAHATQALADLGVVPQSAAKALWDWWATKPAIDVAAIDAIEAVTKHDVIAFLTWVAEQVGEEARFMHQGMTSSDVLDTCLAVQLARASDLLLADIDALLEVLERRAREHKMTPTIGRSHGIHAEPVTFGLKLAEAHAEFQRNKARLLAARADIATCAISGAVGTFANIDPRVEAHVAEKLGLSVEPVSTQVIPRDRHAMFFATLGVIASSIERIAVEIRHLQRTEVLEAEEYFSPGQKGSSAMPHKRNPVLTENLTGLARMVRGYVTPALENVALWHERDISHSSVERYIGPDATITLDFALARLTGVVDKLLVYPVRMQKNLDRMGGLVHSQRVLLALTQAGVSREDAYRLVQRNAMKVWESDGELSLMELLKADPEVTAALSPDVIEEKFDLGYHYRHVDTIFARVFGAA; the protein is encoded by the coding sequence ATGGTCCCCCGTTATGCCCGCGCCGCGATGACCGACATCTGGTCGCCCGAGACGCGCCTCGCCATCTGGTTCGAGATCGAGGCGCATGCCACGCAGGCGCTCGCCGACCTCGGCGTGGTGCCGCAGAGCGCCGCCAAGGCGCTGTGGGACTGGTGGGCGACCAAGCCAGCGATCGACGTCGCCGCGATCGACGCGATCGAGGCGGTAACCAAGCATGACGTGATCGCCTTCCTCACCTGGGTGGCCGAGCAGGTGGGCGAGGAAGCCCGCTTCATGCACCAGGGCATGACCAGCTCCGACGTGCTCGACACCTGCCTGGCGGTGCAGCTGGCCCGCGCCAGCGACCTGCTGCTGGCCGATATCGACGCGCTGCTGGAGGTGCTCGAGCGCCGCGCCCGCGAGCACAAGATGACGCCGACGATCGGCCGCAGCCACGGCATCCATGCCGAGCCGGTCACCTTCGGCCTGAAGCTGGCGGAGGCGCATGCCGAGTTCCAGCGCAACAAGGCGCGCCTGCTCGCCGCGCGCGCCGACATCGCGACCTGCGCGATCTCGGGTGCGGTCGGCACCTTCGCCAATATCGATCCCCGCGTGGAAGCGCATGTCGCCGAGAAGCTCGGCCTGTCGGTCGAGCCGGTCTCGACTCAGGTGATCCCGCGCGACCGCCATGCGATGTTCTTCGCGACGCTGGGCGTGATTGCCTCGTCGATCGAGCGTATCGCGGTGGAGATCCGCCACCTGCAGCGCACCGAGGTGCTGGAGGCGGAAGAGTATTTCTCGCCGGGCCAGAAGGGCAGCTCGGCGATGCCGCACAAGCGCAACCCGGTGCTGACCGAGAACCTCACCGGCCTCGCCCGCATGGTGCGCGGCTATGTCACCCCGGCGCTGGAGAATGTGGCGCTGTGGCACGAGCGCGACATCAGCCACTCCTCGGTCGAACGCTATATCGGCCCGGACGCCACGATCACGCTGGACTTCGCGCTCGCCCGCCTCACCGGGGTGGTCGACAAGCTGCTGGTCTATCCGGTGCGCATGCAGAAGAATCTCGATCGCATGGGCGGGCTGGTCCACTCGCAGCGCGTGCTGCTGGCGCTGACCCAGGCCGGCGTCAGCCGCGAGGATGCCTATCGCCTCGTGCAGCGCAACGCGATGAAGGTGTGGGAATCCGATGGCGAACTGTCGCTGATGGAACTTCTCAAGGCCGATCCGGAAGTCACTGCGGCACTTAGCCCGGACGTCATCGAAGAGAAGTTCGACCTCGGCTACCACTACCGCCATGTCGATACGATCTTCGCGCGGGTCTTCGGGGCGGCCTGA
- a CDS encoding PH domain-containing protein has product MAQLIDRFQSSTAGWIKGSFAGWATVVSCLVGVGFVILAIRWIGNKSTLYEVTEDRIVLYRGIVRKSIDEIELYRVKDVRLDYSIFNQISGIGTLTITSSDETTRGGPLVIRDVAYARERREKLRELVSNARRLRGVREIDMVQEDLRG; this is encoded by the coding sequence ATGGCGCAGCTGATCGATCGCTTTCAATCGTCCACCGCGGGATGGATCAAGGGCTCGTTCGCAGGATGGGCGACGGTCGTTTCATGCCTGGTAGGCGTCGGCTTCGTAATCCTTGCCATACGCTGGATCGGTAACAAGTCGACGCTGTACGAAGTGACCGAAGACCGGATCGTCCTCTATCGCGGCATCGTGCGCAAATCGATCGACGAGATCGAGCTGTACCGGGTGAAGGACGTCCGGCTCGATTATTCGATCTTCAACCAGATCTCGGGCATCGGCACGCTCACCATCACCTCGTCCGACGAGACCACGCGCGGCGGCCCGCTGGTGATCCGCGACGTCGCATATGCCCGCGAACGCCGCGAGAAACTGCGCGAGCTGGTCAGCAATGCCCGCCGCCTGCGCGGGGTGCGTGAAATCGACATGGTGCAGGAAGACCTGCGCGGCTGA
- a CDS encoding carboxymuconolactone decarboxylase family protein: MTTRLDPHATQPALMKAFLDFSLLVARSGLEHSLLELVKLRASQINACANCLNMHSFEARRAGETEQRIALLPAWEEAPCYTPRERAALAWVDHLTLIATRRAPQPVYDALAAQFSAEEQVQLTLAITVINGWNRIAVGFDMFTAELGWKA; the protein is encoded by the coding sequence ATGACCACCCGCCTCGATCCGCACGCCACCCAGCCCGCGCTGATGAAGGCCTTTCTCGATTTTTCGCTGCTGGTCGCCCGGAGCGGCCTCGAGCATTCGCTGCTCGAGCTGGTGAAGCTGCGCGCCTCGCAGATCAACGCCTGCGCCAACTGCCTCAACATGCACAGCTTCGAGGCCCGCCGCGCCGGCGAGACCGAGCAGCGCATCGCCCTGCTGCCTGCCTGGGAGGAAGCGCCCTGCTACACGCCCCGCGAGCGGGCGGCGCTCGCCTGGGTCGATCACCTCACCCTGATCGCGACCAGGCGTGCGCCGCAGCCCGTCTATGACGCGCTCGCCGCCCAGTTCAGCGCGGAGGAGCAGGTGCAGCTGACACTGGCGATCACCGTGATCAATGGCTGGAACCGCATCGCCGTCGGCTTCGACATGTTCACCGCGGAGCTCGGCTGGAAGGCATGA
- a CDS encoding RNA polymerase sigma factor, whose translation MNKRRGLGRLERACESLAYAPGDPEPLEAHRSALRSYFRRRVERPEDAEDFVQDVYLRVLAMGPEAEKVRSWRGFLLQAASNLLIDKHRRSEARMEKNHVAVAEDLLDQGTNDPERVLIGRDELHALSEALKTLSPVARDAFLLVRVEGLSHRDAAARLGIETKAVSRHIERSLARLGAMLAEPAR comes from the coding sequence ATGAACAAGCGCAGGGGACTTGGGCGGCTGGAGCGCGCGTGCGAATCGCTCGCCTATGCGCCGGGCGATCCCGAGCCGCTGGAGGCGCATCGCTCGGCGCTGCGCAGCTATTTCCGCCGCCGGGTCGAGCGCCCCGAGGATGCCGAGGATTTCGTCCAGGACGTGTACTTGCGCGTGCTCGCCATGGGGCCGGAGGCGGAGAAAGTTCGCAGCTGGCGGGGATTTCTGCTTCAGGCTGCGTCTAACCTGCTGATCGACAAACATCGGCGGAGCGAGGCGCGGATGGAGAAGAACCATGTCGCCGTGGCCGAGGATCTGCTCGACCAGGGCACCAACGACCCCGAGCGCGTGCTGATCGGCCGGGACGAACTCCATGCGCTGTCCGAAGCGCTGAAGACGCTGTCGCCGGTGGCGCGCGACGCGTTCCTGCTGGTGCGCGTGGAAGGGCTGAGCCACCGCGACGCAGCCGCGCGGCTCGGCATCGAGACCAAGGCGGTGTCGCGCCACATCGAGCGCAGCCTGGCGCGGCTGGGCGCGATGCTCGCGGAGCCGGCCCGGTGA
- a CDS encoding TonB-dependent receptor gives MHRAFRSPCLPVALIAAATLVAPAPAWSQRRIVIAAQPLDRALLALARQSGRNILFAPDSVTGMVARPVDAADFDGALAQMLAGLPVRVVRQTAGVSIARAARRPVFRRRPERRAAAPPPSNAPAEATIYVTGIRPSQAPEPGLPRATVADTDVLTGDRPSPVDRNLAEALARMPGVLTRTTNLQGDLGGIDRAARADGQFTAIRGLSGAYSLVTIDGVAMPQALPYGRDAQMGLLPAFGFGAVRLIKTPGPERAGDATGAVIDVQTPSAFDPGAPVLKLVAIGGIDGSALGYHQPAGYGQVGLRAARRFDDDRWGVAFGVQAGRRAFANSQQTYQQGSIEFRQVTATGRTPTGLDPAANLLLASVNAQFTRGESRSASGMAALDFKPSPALHVYARLSAAESATDQDIYQLGFQGGGSAADITRTARGDGTYNLASTRGALHYWYQTNPERTHFALAQIGTVAQIGTSEVRARAHWGIGVVSRPDHIETSYWDSIGTALPGGVQLADRGGYPVPQLSAADAALAAKVLDYPVHRFAQKRDQRSDDRRLGGALALTRRFGEAPFDRLELGLGIDRSRRSNRQVDVDYGLGRDGETLAASGLVQGDIAAILPGVYAYRLPLIDGSRLRARIGAATPPPLTPDILNGSSLDTTETIATGYTRLVASVGPVTITAGLRGEHALLQTDYWLSGNSGVPANGIGYGWNRSRSRFTALLPGLDLRWRSGLRATLWTSYTRPSPAQLAGSATVETTDTGALRITRGNPDLRAVRAVNLDVGREWRGRRGTTLSLTAFAKRLTHYLYDAGGDYANAQGAAGDAGVTVIQPRNGGTAHLLGLEASSVLPLAPRLTLAAQATLLRGRVRLRHPDLAAIEHLQYAPDYNLSAELRYRRGGWEATLLGRWTGAYVQQYGLLGTSSSGYSVLASTALDQWVRPARQVDASLAHAIGGRANLRLFARNLLADAAYRSTIGRHSDTVPQTVSTGRLIGLAIDWRR, from the coding sequence ATGCACCGCGCTTTCCGTTCCCCGTGCCTGCCCGTCGCGCTGATCGCCGCCGCGACGCTGGTGGCGCCTGCGCCGGCCTGGTCCCAGCGCCGGATCGTCATCGCCGCGCAGCCGCTCGACCGCGCGCTGCTGGCGCTCGCCCGCCAATCGGGCCGCAACATCCTGTTCGCGCCGGATAGCGTCACCGGCATGGTCGCGCGGCCGGTGGATGCAGCGGACTTTGACGGCGCGCTCGCGCAGATGCTCGCGGGCCTGCCGGTGCGCGTGGTGCGCCAGACCGCCGGCGTGTCGATCGCCCGCGCGGCGCGTCGGCCGGTCTTCCGCCGTCGGCCCGAGCGACGGGCTGCCGCGCCGCCGCCGAGCAACGCGCCCGCAGAAGCGACGATCTACGTAACCGGCATCCGCCCTTCCCAAGCGCCCGAGCCCGGCCTGCCGCGCGCCACGGTGGCGGACACGGACGTGCTGACCGGCGACCGCCCCTCGCCGGTCGATCGCAATCTGGCGGAGGCGCTGGCGCGGATGCCCGGCGTGCTCACCCGCACCACCAATCTGCAGGGCGACCTTGGCGGGATCGACCGCGCGGCGCGGGCGGACGGCCAGTTCACTGCGATCCGCGGGCTTTCCGGCGCCTATAGCCTGGTGACGATCGACGGCGTCGCGATGCCGCAGGCGCTGCCCTATGGCCGCGACGCGCAGATGGGCCTGCTGCCCGCCTTCGGCTTCGGCGCCGTGCGGCTGATCAAGACGCCCGGACCCGAACGCGCCGGGGATGCGACCGGCGCAGTGATCGACGTCCAGACCCCCTCGGCCTTCGATCCCGGCGCACCGGTGCTGAAGCTGGTGGCGATCGGCGGGATCGACGGCAGCGCGCTCGGCTATCACCAGCCCGCCGGCTATGGGCAGGTCGGGCTGCGCGCCGCGCGCCGCTTCGACGACGATCGCTGGGGCGTGGCGTTCGGGGTGCAGGCGGGTCGCCGCGCCTTCGCCAACAGCCAGCAGACCTATCAGCAGGGCTCGATCGAGTTCCGTCAGGTCACGGCTACCGGCCGCACGCCGACGGGGCTGGACCCGGCCGCCAACCTGCTGCTTGCCAGCGTCAACGCGCAGTTCACCCGCGGCGAAAGCCGCAGCGCCAGCGGGATGGCGGCGCTCGACTTCAAGCCAAGCCCGGCGCTGCACGTCTACGCCCGGCTGAGCGCCGCCGAAAGCGCGACCGATCAGGACATCTACCAGCTCGGCTTCCAGGGCGGCGGCAGCGCGGCGGACATCACCCGAACGGCGCGCGGCGACGGCACCTACAATCTCGCCAGCACCCGCGGCGCACTGCATTACTGGTACCAGACCAACCCGGAGCGCACCCATTTCGCGCTCGCCCAGATCGGAACCGTCGCGCAGATCGGCACCTCGGAGGTGCGCGCGCGGGCGCATTGGGGAATCGGCGTCGTCAGCCGACCCGACCATATCGAGACCTCCTACTGGGATTCGATCGGCACCGCACTGCCCGGCGGCGTGCAGCTGGCGGATCGCGGCGGTTATCCGGTCCCGCAGCTCAGCGCAGCCGATGCCGCGCTCGCCGCAAAGGTGCTCGACTATCCGGTGCATCGCTTCGCCCAGAAGCGCGACCAGCGCAGCGACGACCGCCGGCTCGGCGGCGCGCTCGCGCTCACCCGCCGCTTCGGCGAAGCGCCGTTCGACCGGCTCGAACTGGGCCTCGGCATCGATCGCTCGCGCCGGTCCAACCGGCAGGTGGATGTCGACTATGGCCTGGGCAGGGACGGCGAGACGCTGGCGGCCAGCGGGCTGGTGCAGGGCGACATCGCGGCGATCCTGCCGGGCGTCTATGCGTATCGCCTGCCGCTGATCGACGGCAGCCGCCTGCGGGCCCGCATCGGCGCGGCAACTCCGCCGCCCCTGACCCCGGATATTCTGAATGGCTCGAGCCTGGACACCACCGAGACCATCGCCACCGGCTACACGCGGCTGGTCGCCAGCGTAGGGCCGGTGACGATCACCGCCGGGCTGCGCGGCGAACATGCGCTGCTGCAGACCGACTATTGGCTATCGGGCAACAGCGGCGTGCCAGCGAATGGCATCGGCTATGGCTGGAACCGCAGCCGCAGCCGCTTCACCGCGCTACTGCCCGGCCTGGACCTGCGCTGGCGCAGCGGGCTCCGCGCCACGTTGTGGACCAGTTATACGCGCCCCTCGCCCGCCCAGCTCGCCGGCAGCGCGACGGTCGAGACCACCGATACCGGCGCGCTGCGCATCACCCGCGGCAACCCCGATCTGCGCGCGGTACGGGCAGTCAATCTGGACGTCGGGCGGGAATGGCGCGGGCGGCGTGGGACGACGCTCAGCCTGACGGCGTTCGCCAAGCGGCTGACCCACTATCTCTACGATGCCGGCGGCGACTATGCCAACGCGCAAGGCGCTGCCGGCGATGCCGGCGTCACCGTGATCCAGCCGCGCAACGGCGGCACTGCGCACCTGCTGGGGCTGGAGGCGAGCAGCGTGCTGCCGCTGGCGCCGAGGCTGACGCTCGCCGCGCAGGCGACGCTGCTGCGCGGCCGGGTGCGGCTGCGCCACCCCGATCTCGCGGCGATCGAGCATCTCCAATATGCGCCCGACTATAACCTCTCCGCCGAGCTTCGGTATCGTCGCGGCGGCTGGGAGGCGACATTGCTCGGCCGCTGGACCGGCGCCTATGTCCAGCAATATGGCCTGCTCGGCACCTCGTCGTCGGGCTATTCGGTGCTGGCGAGCACCGCGCTCGACCAGTGGGTGCGCCCCGCCCGACAGGTCGATGCCAGCCTTGCCCATGCGATCGGCGGTCGGGCGAACCTGCGGCTGTTCGCCCGGAACCTGCTGGCCGATGCCGCCTATCGCAGCACCATCGGCCGGCATAGCGACACGGTGCCGCAGACCGTGTCCACCGGCCGACTGATCGGGCTCGCGATCGACTGGCGGCGCTGA
- a CDS encoding FecR family protein, translating into MTDDATLELAARWLERARAGLTAQERAEFRRWLAERPEHAAATDMVARAWEAAPAAAALGGFSAPAPTAAATEPRAVRTMPLRPLAWGGGLAGAALAALAVFWAGQPVTTRYATGAGERRQIALADGSQVWLAPGTRLTARIGWFSRHSTIEAGEAAFDVVHQLRDFSVEAGPMTVVDRGTLFAVRVREGATPRVVLARGAIAVHDRATNALLAEPAPGEAVELAGTRAVTRPVDAEALLSWRDGRLTFADTPLRDALVAFGEQGQTIRLGDPALATLRISGAYAIGDVESFLSALASIHPVRWTRVAGGYAIERR; encoded by the coding sequence GTGACCGACGACGCGACGCTGGAGCTCGCCGCCCGCTGGCTGGAGCGCGCCCGCGCCGGGCTGACCGCGCAGGAACGCGCCGAGTTCCGCCGCTGGCTGGCCGAGCGCCCCGAACATGCCGCCGCGACCGATATGGTGGCACGCGCCTGGGAGGCGGCCCCTGCCGCTGCGGCACTGGGCGGCTTCAGCGCGCCCGCTCCGACCGCGGCAGCGACCGAGCCCCGCGCCGTCCGTACCATGCCGCTGCGCCCGCTGGCCTGGGGCGGCGGGCTGGCGGGAGCGGCCCTCGCCGCACTGGCGGTGTTCTGGGCCGGCCAGCCGGTGACGACCCGCTATGCCACCGGCGCAGGCGAGCGCCGTCAGATCGCCCTTGCCGACGGCTCGCAGGTCTGGCTCGCCCCCGGCACCCGCCTCACTGCGCGGATCGGCTGGTTCAGCCGCCACAGCACGATCGAGGCGGGCGAGGCCGCCTTCGACGTGGTCCATCAGCTGCGCGACTTCAGTGTCGAGGCGGGGCCGATGACGGTCGTCGATCGCGGCACGCTGTTCGCCGTTCGCGTTCGGGAAGGCGCAACGCCGCGTGTGGTGCTCGCTCGCGGCGCAATCGCCGTGCATGACCGCGCGACCAACGCCCTGCTCGCCGAGCCCGCGCCCGGCGAAGCGGTGGAGCTGGCCGGCACCCGCGCCGTGACCCGTCCGGTCGATGCCGAGGCGCTGCTCTCGTGGCGCGACGGGCGGCTGACCTTTGCCGATACGCCGCTCCGCGACGCCCTCGTCGCCTTCGGTGAGCAGGGCCAGACGATCCGCCTCGGCGATCCGGCGCTCGCCACGCTGCGGATCAGCGGCGCCTATGCGATCGGCGACGTCGAATCCTTCCTGAGCGCGCTGGCGAGCATCCACCCGGTGCGCTGGACGCGCGTCGCGGGCGGCTACGCGATCGAACGACGCTGA
- a CDS encoding EF-hand domain-containing protein, protein MLTPLMLAAALQLTPVPQDKPVQPAATGQSTAPGAEHAMPGTQPAPDPSVPAGANPPPAADASQPTPKPDPAKLSVEAQFARYDANGDGSLDQAEFGEWLVALRVAKEADFDREKAEARAWVQDSFTTTDTNRDQKVSREEWTRFLTPIAG, encoded by the coding sequence ATGCTGACGCCCCTTATGCTCGCCGCCGCGCTGCAGCTTACCCCCGTGCCGCAGGACAAGCCGGTGCAACCGGCCGCGACCGGGCAATCGACGGCGCCGGGGGCCGAGCACGCGATGCCCGGCACCCAGCCAGCGCCCGATCCGTCGGTCCCAGCGGGCGCGAACCCGCCTCCGGCGGCGGACGCCAGCCAGCCGACGCCGAAGCCCGATCCCGCCAAACTCTCGGTCGAGGCGCAGTTCGCCCGGTACGACGCCAATGGCGACGGCAGTCTCGATCAGGCGGAGTTCGGCGAATGGCTGGTCGCGCTGCGGGTGGCCAAGGAGGCGGACTTCGATCGCGAGAAGGCGGAGGCGCGCGCCTGGGTACAGGACAGTTTCACCACCACCGACACCAATCGCGATCAGAAGGTCAGCCGCGAGGAGTGGACCCGCTTCCTTACGCCGATCGCGGGCTGA
- a CDS encoding TonB-dependent receptor: protein MTFRNQRLALLAGVSLAILLPAAAQAQSTQASDGAADIVVVGTRAQATDVQLASDKPIAVLSNEDLQHTAVHNVAEALGLMPSVNVMNTGSSFFGGIDGASRGEGMFVSIRGLNAEYNVNLVNGVNVAQGMPYSRQVQLSLLPPSGLNTIVLNKVSTADMDGDAIGGTVDFRTPTAYDFSKPMHFAITASGRIETRARDYGDSGLGGGASAEFSKKFGANESFGLYASAYYDVRHFANSEMAGVMAAQNDGGWAYLIATDAKGTPDATLDPQKNITQTGVNIGVSQGDTTRWGGNASLDWRPDDTTQIYLRGTYGYAKTAQNSTFSQYVSASKSYSQLVANSGRYGLSVDQISTRVWYETNPEIAKLATAAFGGSKQFGGWKVSPQLFYSEGHNNRPDHIEASARINQSDKYNSGKNRPLGGLSMSYQDGFPQPLLTTDIYNDLNDAGTRLLARRAGQLTKQFSGQRKWGARVDVEREFDGSALRSIKFGGKFSDSTRDVTNRDWTNDHLANLIGQGGLTWDGLGITNGEYAEAFPGKYRWNLPKVNQDKLKEYFYKYQTASSFDSCDSSYSFTDNQNCNTQHGTEAVASAYAMAHVQAGDAEIIPGLRYEHTAIHNRFWLLPTDTSKTGSWSSNRTEYNEVLPSLLVNYRPNTDAVYRGSLFWSYTRPAFVQLGGGARYSVSDDGRVTITQGNPNLKPIQAINADLSGEWKIAPGGYVMLGGFYKKLRNYIYDNGSGYVNGLTTPVGTTITIMPQNGGSGDVYGLEAQFRKKFVEAPGLLGGLGIGGSITRQWTKVDIGGGVEKRIQNAPEIMGDAQVFWEKGPLSIDVIYHYTGEYISTYSALGLKKWDDLWVRPIQTVDLHAGYDFGRGIRTDVSVANLFGAYTYWSHIGRNTLALSDVVNSGTTVLATVKFGF, encoded by the coding sequence ATGACGTTCAGGAACCAGAGGCTGGCGCTGCTCGCCGGCGTATCGCTCGCCATCCTGCTGCCCGCCGCGGCGCAGGCGCAGAGCACGCAGGCAAGCGACGGCGCCGCCGACATCGTGGTGGTCGGCACCCGCGCCCAGGCGACCGACGTGCAGCTCGCCTCGGACAAGCCGATCGCGGTCTTGTCGAACGAGGATCTGCAGCACACCGCCGTCCACAACGTCGCCGAAGCGCTGGGGCTGATGCCCAGCGTCAACGTGATGAACACCGGCTCGTCCTTCTTCGGCGGCATCGACGGCGCCTCGCGCGGCGAGGGCATGTTCGTCTCGATCCGCGGCCTCAACGCCGAGTACAACGTCAACCTGGTGAACGGCGTGAACGTGGCGCAGGGGATGCCCTATAGCCGCCAGGTGCAGCTGAGCCTGTTGCCGCCGTCGGGCCTGAACACCATCGTGCTCAACAAGGTCTCGACCGCCGACATGGACGGCGACGCGATCGGCGGCACCGTCGATTTCCGCACGCCGACCGCCTATGACTTCTCCAAGCCGATGCACTTCGCAATCACCGCATCGGGCCGGATCGAGACCCGCGCCCGCGACTATGGCGACAGCGGCCTGGGTGGCGGCGCCTCGGCGGAGTTTTCCAAGAAGTTCGGCGCGAACGAAAGCTTCGGCCTCTACGCCAGCGCCTATTACGACGTGCGCCACTTCGCCAACAGCGAGATGGCCGGGGTGATGGCCGCGCAGAATGACGGCGGCTGGGCCTATCTGATCGCGACCGATGCCAAGGGCACGCCCGATGCGACGCTCGATCCCCAGAAGAACATCACCCAGACCGGTGTGAACATCGGCGTGTCGCAGGGCGATACGACGCGCTGGGGCGGCAACGCCTCGCTCGACTGGCGCCCCGACGACACCACCCAGATCTATCTGCGCGGCACCTATGGCTATGCCAAGACGGCGCAGAACTCGACGTTCAGCCAGTATGTCTCCGCGTCCAAGTCGTACAGCCAGCTGGTGGCGAACAGTGGCCGCTACGGCCTGAGCGTCGACCAGATCTCCACCCGCGTCTGGTACGAGACCAATCCGGAAATCGCCAAGCTCGCCACCGCGGCGTTTGGCGGCTCGAAGCAGTTCGGCGGGTGGAAGGTCTCGCCGCAGCTCTTCTACAGCGAAGGACACAACAACCGTCCCGACCATATCGAGGCCTCGGCCCGCATCAACCAGTCGGACAAGTATAATAGCGGCAAGAACCGCCCGCTCGGCGGCCTGTCGATGAGCTACCAGGACGGCTTCCCCCAGCCGCTGCTCACGACCGACATCTATAACGATCTGAACGACGCCGGCACGCGCCTGCTCGCCCGTCGCGCGGGCCAGCTGACCAAGCAGTTCTCCGGGCAGCGCAAATGGGGTGCCCGCGTCGATGTCGAGCGCGAGTTCGACGGTTCGGCGCTGCGCTCGATCAAGTTTGGCGGCAAGTTCTCCGATTCCACCCGCGACGTGACCAACCGCGACTGGACCAACGATCACCTCGCCAATCTGATCGGCCAGGGCGGCCTCACCTGGGACGGCCTGGGCATCACCAATGGCGAATATGCCGAGGCCTTCCCCGGCAAGTACCGGTGGAACCTGCCCAAGGTGAACCAGGACAAACTCAAGGAATATTTCTACAAATATCAAACGGCGAGCAGCTTCGACAGCTGCGACAGCAGCTACAGCTTCACCGACAACCAGAACTGCAACACGCAGCATGGCACCGAGGCGGTCGCCTCGGCCTATGCAATGGCCCATGTGCAGGCTGGCGACGCGGAGATCATTCCGGGGCTGCGCTACGAGCACACGGCCATCCACAACCGCTTCTGGCTGCTGCCCACCGACACCAGCAAGACCGGCAGCTGGTCGAGCAACCGCACCGAATATAACGAGGTGCTGCCCAGCCTGCTCGTCAACTACCGCCCGAACACGGACGCGGTCTATCGCGGCTCGCTGTTCTGGTCCTACACGCGGCCCGCTTTCGTCCAGCTGGGCGGCGGTGCGCGCTACAGCGTGAGCGACGACGGCCGGGTGACGATCACCCAGGGCAATCCGAACCTCAAGCCGATCCAGGCGATCAACGCCGATCTCTCGGGCGAGTGGAAGATCGCGCCGGGCGGCTATGTGATGCTGGGGGGCTTCTACAAGAAGCTGCGCAACTACATCTACGACAATGGCAGCGGCTATGTGAACGGGCTGACCACGCCGGTGGGCACCACCATCACGATCATGCCGCAGAACGGCGGATCGGGCGACGTCTACGGCCTCGAAGCGCAGTTCCGGAAGAAGTTCGTCGAGGCGCCGGGCCTGCTCGGCGGCCTGGGCATCGGCGGCAGCATCACCCGCCAGTGGACCAAGGTGGATATCGGCGGCGGCGTCGAGAAGCGGATCCAGAACGCGCCCGAGATCATGGGCGACGCGCAGGTCTTCTGGGAGAAGGGGCCGCTCAGCATCGACGTGATCTACCACTATACCGGCGAGTATATCTCCACCTACAGCGCGCTGGGGCTGAAGAAGTGGGACGATCTGTGGGTGCGCCCGATCCAGACGGTGGACCTGCACGCCGGCTATGACTTCGGTCGCGGTATCCGCACCGATGTCTCGGTGGCGAACCTGTTCGGTGCCTATACCTACTGGTCGCACATCGGCCGCAATACGCTGGCGCTGTCCGATGTCGTCAATTCCGGCACGACGGTGCTGGCAACGGTGAAGTTCGGCTTCTGA
- a CDS encoding sigma-70 family RNA polymerase sigma factor produces MSDDAATFDALRPALLRVAYRMLGTLADAEDVVQEAWLRWTAADRSAVAVPEAFLRRIVTRLCLDQLKSARARRETYVGPWLPDPVVEPDMIEDVTLPLLLALERLSPLERAAFLLHDVFDESFETIAESLGRDAAACRQLAARARAHVRAERPRFPVERAHGMDIAQAFFAASRGGDIAALGAMLAADVRLHSDGGGKRPAAGRVMRGMREVTRSFAAIARLMRGRTSALLRYAYVNGLPGFVTREPDGLLQTTALLIDAGKIRAIYVVRNPDKLRHLDGPALH; encoded by the coding sequence ATGAGCGACGACGCCGCCACGTTCGATGCGCTGCGACCCGCGCTGCTGCGGGTCGCCTACCGCATGCTCGGCACGCTCGCCGATGCCGAGGACGTGGTGCAGGAGGCGTGGCTGCGCTGGACTGCCGCCGATCGCAGCGCGGTGGCGGTGCCGGAAGCCTTTCTCCGCCGCATCGTCACGCGGCTGTGCCTCGACCAGCTCAAATCGGCGCGGGCGCGGCGCGAGACCTATGTCGGCCCCTGGCTGCCGGATCCGGTGGTCGAACCCGACATGATCGAGGACGTGACCCTCCCGTTGCTGCTGGCGCTGGAGCGGCTCTCTCCGCTCGAGCGCGCGGCGTTCCTGCTCCACGACGTGTTCGACGAGAGCTTCGAGACGATCGCCGAAAGTCTCGGACGCGACGCCGCGGCATGCCGCCAGCTCGCCGCCCGTGCGCGGGCGCATGTGCGCGCCGAACGGCCGCGCTTCCCGGTCGAGCGGGCACATGGGATGGACATTGCCCAGGCCTTCTTCGCCGCCTCGCGCGGGGGCGATATCGCGGCACTCGGCGCGATGCTCGCGGCCGATGTCCGCCTGCATTCGGACGGCGGCGGCAAGCGTCCCGCGGCCGGGCGGGTGATGCGTGGAATGCGCGAGGTTACCCGCAGCTTCGCGGCAATCGCCCGGCTGATGCGCGGGCGGACCAGCGCCTTGCTGCGCTATGCCTATGTCAACGGGTTGCCGGGCTTCGTCACCCGCGAGCCCGACGGGCTCCTGCAGACGACCGCGCTCTTGATCGACGCGGGGAAGATCCGTGCCATCTATGTGGTGCGCAATCCGGACAAGCTGCGCCACCTCGACGGCCCGGCGCTGCACTGA